From Saprospiraceae bacterium, one genomic window encodes:
- a CDS encoding Txe/YoeB family addiction module toxin has translation MNIEFTPIAWEDFSYWIENDEESAQKIKELIKAIRKDPFKGIGKPEPLRFGLQGFWSRRISGEHRLVYRVSGTKGVDQKCTILQCRFHYEN, from the coding sequence ATGAATATTGAATTTACACCAATTGCTTGGGAAGATTTTTCTTATTGGATAGAAAATGATGAAGAATCAGCTCAAAAAATAAAGGAATTAATAAAAGCTATTAGAAAGGATCCGTTCAAAGGCATAGGTAAACCAGAGCCTTTAAGATTTGGCTTACAAGGATTTTGGTCGAGGAGAATATCTGGAGAGCATCGATTGGTTTATCGAGTCAGTGGAACCAAGGGAGTGGATCAGAAATGCACTATTTTACAATGTAGATTTCATTATGAAAATTAA
- a CDS encoding type II toxin-antitoxin system Phd/YefM family antitoxin has translation MKVISISNLRRGMKEYFDYVSNAMEVIIVPRNKEEDSIVIMSIQEYNALKETEHLFSTKANQSRLEESIKQMNEGKTKSYVL, from the coding sequence ATGAAAGTGATTTCCATTTCTAATCTTCGAAGAGGTATGAAAGAGTATTTTGACTATGTTTCCAATGCCATGGAAGTTATTATTGTGCCTAGAAACAAAGAAGAAGACTCCATTGTAATCATGTCTATACAGGAATACAATGCACTTAAAGAGACCGAGCATCTGTTTTCAACCAAAGCCAATCAATCAAGGCTCGAAGAGTCCATCAAACAGATGAATGAAGGCAAAACCAAATCATACGTTTTATGA